The DNA region acttGAGATGAATAGTCTTGTGAGATTGGTTGGTTTTAATGTCTaacaagaatttttttgaaactcaACAGGAGTTATCCATCCACCAGCGTGGAGATGCAGTGAGCAGCATGGTTTACGAGGCTAATGCAAGAGTGAGGGATCCGGTTTACGGTTGCGTAGGAGCAATTTCTTCCCTCCAGCAACAAATCGATGTGTTGCAAGCTCAGCTAGCTCTAGCTCAAGCTGAAGTGGTGCATCTACGTGTGCGTCACTCGACTAATTTCCAGGGGCACGGACTATGCCCGGATAGCCCGAGTAGCAGCGGCTCACCGTCGTCGAAGCAAGTGAGTCCACAGGACAACAAGGGCATGTTTAGCCATATGGACATTGTGGATGAGGCCAGTTTGGGAGAGTCTATGTGGTCTTGCTAGTCAACACAAAAAGCTCTCCTTTTGCTACTACATTTCctaatcttttattttggaaatttcgggatttatatatttaaagtagGGGTAGGAAATGAAAATGCTCTGTTTTGACTAACAGAGTGAAATTATtaacatgatatatatagtctatagatacatataaaatactactaagtttatattattatatatgagtatttgtaattttgtatttcGGGGGTATTTGGGATTTGGTGTACGTGAACCATGTACGACTTTGGACCATGATCGTCTAGGGTTATTATGATCATTTCAACTGAGGAGAGAACTTTGTTATTGACCTaatgtatattttgttatttgtgaaatatatatttatctctttcatatatacagtatgattttatatttaaggaGCTCACAATGTGTGTCAGTGTGTATGAACATATTGATCGTTTAATGGTCGTGTTTAATACGTGCTGGCTAAGTCTAGCTTAGCATTTAACACCTTAGCATTTACCACTTACCACTTACCACTTACCACTTACCACTTAGCTCTTAGCTCCTAGCTCCTAGCTCCTTAGCACTTAGCTCGTAGCTCTTAGCACTATCTTCTTAATTAGACGACGAAAAAATCGGCTAATTTCTACGGCACATGTACTCCACACGCAACACCTTCATGTAAGTCACTGATATGCTTTTCGTATTTCCAAGTAAGTATGGGCTTGAATTTATTACCCAAGCTTATGACCCATTTGTTCTTCTTTGCCTGATAGAATCGCACATCAGTACATAATACTCTTCACATTCACATTCACATGAGCATGAGCATGAGCATGAGTCTTTGCCTGATCAAAGACTCATGTACCAATACGACTAAGGCCTCTTGTCAACTTCGATAAACCAAAGTTGGAGATGtatttatgaattatgacaATTGGTGAAATGAAATTTGCGGTGAGCTTGACAGAGCAAAGATTTTTAACCATGGTTCATTCTAAATGCGGCAATCCAAATTCCAATAGTTTTCGACAATGCATTGTTTTTTGCAATAGTTacaatggaaaagaaaacataagagagattagagagataAAGAGTAAGCAAAAGCAGAAAGCAAAAGTTCTCTTAAACATCCTTAGCAATGAGATCGCCATTAATGAACTCTCTGTAGGCAGCAACGGGCCAAATGAAACCACGGAAGACGATCCGACTAGCCAAAGGAACATCGATGATGATCTCTTTCATCGCTGGTTTCTTCTCGCCACTAATAGCTCTCAAGTAGCTTCTTCCAACCCACCCGATCCATCCTGCAATGTAAAGGAACAGAATCCCTGGAGTAATGAACTCTCCCCAATGCCTCTGGTCTCCGTTCACTATCAAATGCGGTAAACCATCTGACCCGCACAACAGTCCGTACTTCCCGTAGTTGTCGAacctaaccaaaccaaaccaaacatttCTCTTTAGCTTATCATTCCAAAACAATCCAACAGTTTCATACATACTTACACTAGAAGCAACTAACACTAGAAACaagaacagaggaaacaaaaagCTCTGTTTCAAGAAAGAGTACGACGAACCTGCGTTTGGTTTTCTCGATCTGAGCGTTGAGAGCAAGAGCAGGAGCGCTCTCAGGAGCGTAAAGCTTGAGAGATGACTGAAGCTTCTTGACCTGTTGCTTCTCCCTTTTAGCGAACTGTTTCGAGTCCTTGCAAGGAGTCAGACCAGAGATGTCAGCAACAGCTGGCATCGGAGCTGAGAGGAGGATGGATGAGAGGGCGACGGCTGCGGAGAACGCTTTCATGGATTGTGGTGTTGATTTGTCATCGGAGCAGACGAATCTTGCGGAGGATTTAGGTACGGATTGAGTGAGAGATTTGTTAGATCTCGGGTTGAGAACGAGATTCGTAGGGATCGTGAGCGACATCACGCTTTCGGGTTCGTCGGATACTACTAGGAGGGGTTTGTTTTGGGATTCTGGGGGAGAAGAGAGGACCTTATGGGAGGAGCTTTAGATTCTTGGAGAGATtagtggaggaagaggaagataagAGAAGAGGTCTTGTGGTGATGATATGGCGTGTTTTTATTGGTTGGAAAGTAACATGTCACTGGATAAGAGATTTTGCCCGCGGATTTGTgtaatttttgtcatttttgatcTTAGAGATATGTGGACTACACACG from Camelina sativa cultivar DH55 chromosome 3, Cs, whole genome shotgun sequence includes:
- the LOC104777173 gene encoding LOB domain-containing protein 4-like, with the protein product MKESSRKQGAASPCAACKLLRRRCAQDCVFSPYFPADEPQKFANVHRVFGASNVNKMLQELSIHQRGDAVSSMVYEANARVRDPVYGCVGAISSLQQQIDVLQAQLALAQAEVVHLRVRHSTNFQGHGLCPDSPSSSGSPSSKQVSPQDNKGMFSHMDIVDEASLGESMWSC
- the LOC104777174 gene encoding photosystem I reaction center subunit III, chloroplastic-like; this encodes MSLTIPTNLVLNPRSNKSLTQSVPKSSARFVCSDDKSTPQSMKAFSAAVALSSILLSAPMPAVADISGLTPCKDSKQFAKREKQQVKKLQSSLKLYAPESAPALALNAQIEKTKRRFDNYGKYGLLCGSDGLPHLIVNGDQRHWGEFITPGILFLYIAGWIGWVGRSYLRAISGEKKPAMKEIIIDVPLASRIVFRGFIWPVAAYREFINGDLIAKDV